In the Planctomycetota bacterium genome, TCTCCGTCGAGCCGGAAGTTCCTCCTCCTCCGCCGCGTGCCGCGGAACCCGCCCCGGCGTCGCGCCCGAATCCGGCCGGGGAGTACGCGGCCAAGCTCGAGGCCGCGCGGAAGGCGGCCGACGAGGGGCGCTGGGACGACGCCGAAAAGCTCGCCGCCGAGGCCCGGTCGCTCGCGCCCGAGGGCGAAGGACTGCGGGAATTGGCCGATCGCATCTCCCGCGGGCGGAAGGCCGAAGCCGAGCGCGCCGCCGAGGAGCGGCGCCGCCGCGAGAAGGCCCTCGCCGAGATCCGCGAGCAGGTCGAGAAGCTCCGCCGCGACGATCTCTGGGAGGCGGCGCTCCAGGTCCTCGAGAAGGCGCGGACCGAGCATCCCGGTCTGGCCGCCGACGAGGAGTTCCGGCACCTGATCGATCAGATCGCGTCGCTGCGCCGCGAGGCGGAGCAGCAGTATGAGCGCTCGATGGCCGAGGCCCGCCGGCACCTCGAGGCCGGCGCGTTTCCGGCCGCCATGGCCGCCGCGGAGCGGGCGGCGGCGTTCTACCCTGAGCGGCGGAGTCTCGTCCTCGAATTCCAGGAACGCATTCGGACGCTTTCGGCCCGGAAGAACATGGTGCGGATCCCTTCCACGGTCTGCTGGGTGGGCGGGGATTCCGACGAATATCCGGACGAGAAACCGCTGCGCTCGGTCAAACTGCCCGCTTTCCTCATCGACCGCTACGAGGTCACGAACGAGGAGTACTACGCCTTCATGCTGGCGACGCGGCGTCCGCCTCCGGCCCGGTCGCCGTACTGGCCGGGCGGGAAACCCCTCAAGGGGCGGGAGCGCCACCCGGTCGTATACGTCACGTACGAAGACGCCGAGGCGTACGCCCGGTGGGCGGGCAAGCGCCTGCCGACCGCCGAGGAGTGGGAAGTGGCCGCCCGGGGGCCGGACCGCCGGGAATATCCCTGGGGCAACCTCTTCGCCGAGAAGGAAAACGTCTTCCACGCCAACTCGCTTGAGTACTGGCAGCTCCACAAGCACCTGGCGCCCGGCACGGCGCCCGTGGACGCGACCGACCTCCCCAACGACCCCAGCCCTTTCGGCGTATACGGTATGGCCGGCAACGTGTGGGAATGGACCTCCACGACGATGCGCCGCAAGGTGGGGGATCGGGAGGAGGAGTTTCGCATCCTGAAGGGCGGCTCCTTCATGACCGACCGCCGCGCGCTGCGCTGCGCCAATGTGTACCCGGAGGACCCGCGGCTGGGCCATCCGGACGTGGGCTTCCGCTGCGTGGCGGACATCCCGTAGGCGCGAGGAGCGCTCCATGACGGCGTCCCTCCGGGACCTTCCGGACCGCGAGCTGGTGGCGCGGTGCGCCCGGCAGGACGATCCCGCCGCCTTCAACGAACTGGTCGTCCGCCACCAGGAGAGGATCTACGCGGCCGTCCGGCGGTTCTGCGGCAACGACGAAGACGCCTGCGACGTCGTTCAGCGCGCGTTTCTGAACGCCTATCGAAAGATCGGCGAGTTCAAGGGAGACGCGGCGTTCTCGACGTGGCTCTACCGGATCGCCTTCAACGAGGCGGTCTCCTACCGCCGGGAACGCCGGCGGCCCGCTGTCCCGCTGGAAGCGTCCGATGACGGCGTCCGGCCCGGCCTCGAGCCCGCCGAGCGGATCGATCCCGCCGCGCGCCTGGAGTCCGAGGAAACCCAGAAGAAGGTCCAGCAGGCGCTCGATCTTCTTTCCGACGAGGACCGCCAGGTCATCCTCCTGCGCGATCTCCAGGGGCACTCGTACGAAGAGATCGCGGAGATCCTGGGGATTCCCAAGGGGACGGTGCGCTCCCGGTTGCACCGGGCGCGGCTGGAACTGAAGGAACGGCTCAAGTCGTTTATCGGAACCCTGGCCTGATGGAGGACGTCGAAAGCATGGGGCCCGGAAGGCCGGGCCCCGGAGAATGGAGGCCGATGGGCTGCGCCTTCGACAAGGAATTGCTCACCGGGTACTACGACGGGGAGCTCGACGGGGCCGAGAAGGCCAAAGTCGAGCGCCACATCGCCGGCTGCTCGGAGTGTCTTCGCGATCTGGGAGAGATCCGGTCGGTGTCGCAGCTCGTCCGCAAGCTGTCGCGGCCGGGCCTGCCCCGGGAGGCGTCGGAGGGGATCGCGCGGGCGCTCGAGGGCGAGCGGGCGGCGCGGCGGCGGGACCGGTGGCGGAGGCGCCTGGTGTGGTCCATGGCCGCCGCGGCCGGCGTTTTCCTCGCCCTCAACGTCGCCTACTTTCTGAGGGTGGAGCGTTCCGGCGGGCGGGAAGACCTGGCGCCCGCGATCGGGCATCTTCAGGCGCCGGAGGGGGACGAAACGCTCGGCAAGAGAGAGCTTCCGGGCGGGCTTTCCAAGCTCCGGCAGGAGGGCGCGACGCGGACCGAGCCTCCGGCGGCGGCGCTCCCGCCCTCCGCGGACCGGGCCGGGACGGCGGCTCCCGGCGCTCCTCCGGCCCCGGAACCTCCCAAGGCGGCGCCGGCGCCGGTCGCCTCGTCGGATAAGGGACAGGAGAACCTGCGCGCCCTTGCGGAAAAGGGACGGCCGGCGGCGCCGGAGGCGGAAGAAAAGCCTGCGGCGATGAGGCGGGGCGCCACCGTCGGCGGAATGCAACGGGAGCGTGCCGGAGCGCCGGCGGCGAAGGAGGAGCTCCAGGCGGCGCCGGCGGGAGGAGTGGAATGGACCGTCCGGGCCGCCGATCCCGCACGCGCCCGGGAGCAGGTCGAGCGGGCGCTTCGGAAGGTCGGGGTCGCCGTCCCGGAGACCAAGACGGCTCCGGCGCCGAGCGCTCCCATCGTCGTGGAGGCGACGGCCGAGCAGCTCCAGCGGATTCGGAAGGAACTCCAGAGCGAGTCGGGGATTCTTCTGGTTCTCGCGGCGCCGGAGGCGTCTTCGGCGCGGAAGGGCGCGCCGGCCGACGCCAGGTCGGGCGCCGACGCGGGCGGCGCGAAGTCGGTTCCGTCCGGGAAGGCCGATTTTGCCGCCGCCCCGGCGCGGGTGCGGCTGGTTCTTCACGTGCTGGCTGCCGAGCCCGACAAAAAATAGGTTCCTTACGGCACGGGGTCGAATCCGTGTCCGCCCCAGGGAGCGCACCGCAGGAGGCGCCGGAGCCCGTACGCCGTTCCCTTCCAGGCTCCGTGTTTCCGGATCGCCTCGATCATGTAGTTCGAGCAGCTCGGGAAGTAGCGGCAGGAAGGCGGAAGCCACGGGGAGATGAGGATCTGATAGGCCCGCACGAGCGCCACGAGGATCGTTTTCATCGGTTTCGATGTCGGCGGATGAGTTCCAGGAGCGCCGCTTCCACGGCGGGGCGCTTGAGATGGCCCGGAGGGGCCGTCGGGACCGCCACGATGTCGAGGCCCGGGCCGATCGCGGCTTTGTTGCGCCGGAAGGATTCGCGCAGCAGCCGCTTCCAGCGGTTCCGGCCGACGGCCCGGCAGAGCCGCCGGGGGACGCTGACGGCGAAGCGCGAGAACGCCAGCTCGTTTCCCTTCACGTGCACGCGCAGGAGGCGGCCGTGCCACCGGCGGCCGCGGCGGTAGACTTCGTCGATGTCCCTCTGCCGCGTGAGCCGCTCGGACCGGGGGAGCCCTTCGTTCACGAGCGCTTATCATAGCACGTCCAGGGCGCCGGCGCATCGGGCGGTTCTGGACTTGGGGCTCCGCCCTCTGCTAACATCCGGGCCCCATGTCCGATGAACGCGAAGAGCGCCTGAAGTGCCTGGAAACCCTGCGCGGCCTGGGGGTGGACCCCTTCGGCCGGCGCTTCGACGGCGCGCAGCCGGCCGGCGAGATCGCGGCCCGGTACGCCGAGCTCGAAAATCGCCCGGTCACCGCCGCCGGACGGGTCACCGCTCTGCGCGGGTTCGGCAAGGCCGCGTTCCTCGATCTGCGGGATTGGACCGGCAAGATCCAGGTCCACGCCCGCAAGGACAAGCTCGCCGACGTCTGGCCGGTCTTCGAAAATCTCCACATCGGCGACTGGGCGGCCTTTTCCGGCCCTCTCGGCAAGACCCGGACCGGCGAAATCACGATCTTCGCCGAGCGTTTCACCTTTCTCACGAAGACCCTCCGGCCGCTTCCCGAAAAGTGGCACGGCCTGACCGACCCCGAGGCCCGCTACCGCCAGCGCTACCTCGATCTCATCGCCAACCCCGAGGTTCTGCGGAAGTTCCTCAAGCGAACCCGCATTCTCTCGCTGATGCGTCGCTTCCTCGACGACCGGGGGTATGTCGAAGTCGAAACGCCGATGATGCATTCGATCCCGGGAGGGGCGGCCGCGCGTCCCTTCAAGACGCATCACAACGCGCTCGACATGGACCTTTACCTCCGCATCGCCCTGGAGATCCCCCTCAAGAAGCTCCTCGTCGGGGGCGTTCAGAAGGTCTACGAAATCGGCCGCGTATTCCGCAACGAAGGCGTGGACACCCAGCACAACCCCGAGTTCACCCTCCTGGAGCTCTATCACGCCTTCGGCGACCTGCGGACGATGATGGAGCTCGTCGAGAACCTCGTGGCTTTCCTGGCGCGGGAGATCGCCGGAGGCACGCGGGTTCCCTACGGGGAGCGGACGATCGACCTGACGCCCCCCTGGCCGCGCAAGGACTTCGGCGCGCTCATCCGGGAACACGCCGGCATCGACCCCGAGGACCTCGACGCCTGCCGCCGGAAACTCGCCGATCGCGGCATCGAAGTCGCCGGGCTCTCCAAGCCCGAGCTTCAGGACGAAGTGTTCGGGCAGTTCGTCCAGCCGCATCTTCAGGACGCCTGTTTCGTCCTCCAGCAGCCCATCGAGATGACCCCGCTCTGCCGCGAGCTGCCCGACCGGCCCGGATACGCCGACCGGTTCGAGGTCTATGCCGCCGGATTCGAGATCTCGAACGCCTACACCGAGCTCAACGACCCCCTCGAGCAGCGCCGGCGGCTCGTCGCCCAGGCCGGCGGCGACGAGATGGCCCGGGAAGGCAAAATCGACGAGGACTTCCTCCTGGCCCTCGAGCACGGCATGCCTCCGGCCGGCGGCATCGGCATCGGCGTGGATCGCCTCGTCATGATCCTGACCGACAACCCTTCGATCCGCGAGGTCATCCTCTTCCCGCTGCTGCGGGAACCGGGGAAGAAGTAGGCCGGACGTGTACAAGCTCTTCATGGCGTTCCGGTACCTCCGGGCGCACCGGATCGTCTACTTCTCGATCGCGGGCGTCGCGCTCGGGATCATGACGCTCGTGGTCGTCACCTCGATCATGGGCGGCTTTTCCCGCGACATGCGCGCCCGGATCCGGGGGATGCTGACGGACATCGTGGTCTCCTCCTACGACAAGAGCCTGTGGATCTCGCAGTACGACGAGATCTGCGCCCGCATTTCGGCGCTTCCTCACGTGCGGGGCTGCGCGCCCCGGATCGAGTACGCCGCCTGGCTCGGCCGCGGCAGCGCCCCGCGGGACGTCGTCCTCCTGGGCGTCCTGCCGGACAAGGAACGGCTCGTGGGCGACCTCGCCCGGTACTTCGCCCAGGGAACCAAGCGCGCGTTCGACTTTCGGGAAGACTCCGGGGATGTGCCTCCGCACCCGGGCCTGGTCGTGGGGGCGGAACTTCCCGCCTTCGGCCGGGCGGGCCTGACGACCGCCCGCTACGGCGACGTCCCCATGCTGCTGGTCGGCGATTTCACGGTGGTCGGCACCTTCCGCAGCGGCATGACCGATTACGACTCGAACTACGTTTTCATGCACCTGGCCGACGCCCAGAGGTTCCTCAAGCTCGCCGATCCGCCCCGCGTGAATCAGCTCGCCGTGGCCGTGGACGACTACGCCCGGCACGGCCTCGACGTCCGGCGCGCGATTCTGGACACCCTCCACGAGTTCCGTCCGTGTTCCAACCCCGAGTCCCACCGGTTCTTCCGCTGCGGGCTCTTCCGCACGCAGACCTGGGAGCAGGTGCGCGGAACGCTCCTGGCCGCGGTGGACGTGGAGCGGGCGATCATGATCATCGTCCTTTTCCTCATCGTCGTCGTGGCGGCCTTCAACATCGCGGCCATCTACACGCTCGTCGTGCGGGCCAAGACGCGCGACATCGGGATCCTCCGCGCCCTGGGGGCCACCGAGCAGGGCATCGTCTCGATCTTCCTGACGAGCGGAGGGCTCTGCGGGGTGATCGGCTCGGCCTTCGGGCTGCTGTTGGGGCTTCTCCTGGCGCACAACGTCAACGAGATCCAGGATTTCGTCCGCGTCGTCTCGCGGGAGATGAACCGGATGCGGATGGAGTGGGGGGGAAGCGCCTGGGCCGCGGGGGCGCTCCTAGCGGCCGGCGCGGCGCTCGTGGCCAACTGGGCCGTCCTCTACAAGGAGCGGCGGCCCCACCCGTGGCTGCGCATCGGCGCGGCGGCGGCGGCTTTCGCGGGGGCGGCGTGGCTTTCGACCGCCTGGGTGCCGGGCTACCAGCCGGTGGACGCCTACGATCCGCGCCTCGGGCCGGGCTTCCGGGCCAGGCTCGTGGGCGGAACCGTCCTGGCCTGGCTCCTCGTGGCCGGGAGCTGGAGGTTCCTGGACCGCTGGAGGCGCCGTCCCGGCTGGATCTTCTTCGGATTCGCCGCCACGATCCTCTTTTCCGCCTTCCTCCTGGCGATCGTCGCGGCGCTGGCGATCGCCCTTTCGGTGACGCTGCTTCGACCGGAGCCGGGATGGCGGGGGCTGGAGCTTTTCTCGCCCACGATCTACTACCTCGACCGCATCCCGGTCCACGTGGATTACCGGGCCCTCGCCCTGATCGTGGCGCTGACGCTCGTCGTGAGCGTCATCTTCTCCATCTATCCGGCGCTGCGCGCGGCCGCGGCGGACCCCATCGAGGCGATCCGCGATGAATGACTTCCTGCGGGTCGAGGACGTCGTCAAGGACTACCCCAGCGGCGAGACGACGCTGCGCGTCCTCAAGGGCGTGACGCTCTCGATCGAACCGGGCCGGATCACCGCCATCGTGGGCCCGTCGGGCGCGGGGAAATCCACGCTCCTTCACATCATGGGGTTCCTGGACCGGCCGACCTCCGGGGACGTGATCTATCGCGGCCGGCGCCTCTCCGCGCTGGACCGCCAGGAGCAGGCCCGTCTCCGGAACGCTCACTTCGGCTTCGTCTTTCAGATGTACCACCTGCTCCCGGAGCTCACGGCGCTCGAGAACAGTCTTCTTCCCCTCATGATCCGGGAGGGGACGGGGGAATGGCTGCGCCGCCGGGGCGATCACCACCGCCGGGTGCGGGAGCTTCTGGAACGGCTGGGGCTGGGATCGCGCCTGCACCATCTTCCTCCGCAGCTTTCCGGCGGCGAACGCCAGCGGGTGGCCATCGCCCGCGCCCTGGCCGGCGACCCGGAGATCGTCTTCTGCGACGAACCCACGGGGAACCTGGACGCCGCCACGTCGCGCGAGATTCAGAAACTCATCCTCGACCTCAACCGGGATACGGGAAAGACCTTCCTGATCGTCACGCACGATCCCGAAGTCGCCGCGATGGCCCACCGGCGACTGCGCCTGGTGGACGGCCGGTTCGTGGAATAGAGGATTTCCGGAGACGCCCCCCTTGACGGGCTCCCCTCCGCGATTATGATGAGACGACCGGCGAATGGCCTACATCCGCGTCGTGACGGGTCCCAACCAGGGCAAAACCTTCGAGATCCAGGATACGCCCCTCACGATCGGGCGGGAGGAGAGCCAGATCATTCAGATCCTCGATCAGGGGGTCTCCCGCGCGCACGCGGAGATTTTCCGCCTCGGGGAGCTTTGCTTCGTCCGCGACCTCAATTCCACCAACGGCACCTACGTCAATAACGTCCGCGTCACCGAGGAGCTTCTGAAGAACGGGGACCGGCTCCTCATCGGGACCACGGTCCTCGCGTTCGTGGACGAAGCCCCTTCCGCCCCGCGCCGCACGGTGGAGTTCGAGGAAGGGGACAAGGCCCTGGCCGGCGCGATCGAGCTTCCCCTGGGGCGCGTCGCCGGAGACGCAGGCTCGCGGACCTTCGGCGCGGCCTGCGAAATCGCGCGGGCGCTTTCCGAGGCCGCGGAGCCCGGCGCCGCCGTGGAACGGACGCTCGAGGTCCTGGCCCGCGCCCTGCGGGCCGATGCCGTCTACCTTTTCACCGCGGACGGAGGATTCGCCCCCGCCGCGGTCGTGCGGGCCCCCGGCGTGGCGGCCGGGGAGAAGGTCAGCCGCGCGATCCTCGAGCGGGTCCGCACGAGCGGGGTTCCCCTGCTGACCGCCGATGCCGGACAGGACGCGCGTTTCGCCGCCTCCGAGAGCGTGGTCCTGGGCCGGATCCGGTCGGTCGTCTGTGTGCCGGTGTTCGATGGGTCGGTCGTGGAGGGGCTCCTCTACGTGCACTCCAGCCGCGCGGGGGCGGCGCTTTCGTCGGCCGACCTCGAGCTGGCCGCCGCGGCCGCGCTGCAACTTTCGCTCGCCCGCCGGGCATTCCGGGATCGGGACCGGTTCCTGCGCCGGTGGGCGGGCACAGCGCAGGCGCTCGTGACGGCCATGGAGGCGGCGCTGCCCGGGGGACCCGGCCACGCCCGCCGGACGGCCGAGGTCGCCGCGGCCCTGGCGGAACGCATGGGCCTGAGCACGACCGAGGTCCACCGCGTCCGCCTGGCCGCGCTCCTGCACGACGCGGGCGACCTGGTGGCCCGCCACGGATCGCGCGGGGGCGCCGCCGAGCCGCCGCCCGAGGAGCATGTGCATGCCGGGGAACGCCTGCTGGCCGGAATCGAAGGAGCGGACGAGATCCTCCCGGGCATCCGGTATCATCACGAGCGCGCCGACGGCAGCGGCTTCCCCTATCGCCTGCGCAACGCCGACCTGCCCGTTCTGGCGCGGATCGTGATCGTGGCCAACGCCTTCGACGAAGCCTGCGCGCGCGGCGGGCCCGGCGGGCGAGGCCGCCCCGTCCGCGACGTCGTCCGTGAGCTGGCCCGCCAGGGCGGCGGCCTTTTCGACGAGGACGTCCTCAGGGCGCTCCTGCGATGCTACCGGCACGGGTCCCTCGCGGGCGCCCTTTCCGGCGGGCCGGCGACATGACGGTGCGGTATCTGCTGCCCTTCGACCTGGCGAAGCTTCCGGCGATCGAGGCGGACGTGCTCATCGTCGGCAGCGGGTCGGCGGCGCTACGGGCGGCCCTGGAGGCCGTCCGGGCCCGCCGGAAGGTGCTGATCGTCACCAAGCGGCGGCGGACCGACTGCAATTCCTTTTACGCCCAGGGAGGCATCGCCGCCGCTCTGGCGGAGCAGGATTCCCCCGAGGCGCACATCCAGGACACCCTGCGGGTGGGATGCGGCCTTTCGGATCCCGAGGCGGTCGAGGTGGTCATCCGCGAGGGAGCCGAGCGCGTGCGGGAGCTTCTGGAGTGGGGGGCTCCGTTCGACCGCGAAGGCCGGCGACTTTCCTTCGCGCGGGAAGGGGGGCATTCCACGGCGCGGGTGCTCCATCGCGGCGACGAGACGGGCGCGATGCTCGAACGGGAGCTTTTGCGGCATGTCCGGGCGCGCATCCTCGAGGATACGTTCGCCGTGGATCTGGTGACCTGGCGGGGCGCGTGCTGGGGGGCCCTCGTGTGGAATGCCAAGCGCGGCCTCCAGTGGGTCCGGGCCGCCCGCACGATCCTGGCCACCGGCGGATTGGGGCAGGTCTACCGCGAGACGACCAACCCCTCCGTGGCCACCGGAGACGGAGTCGCCATGGCCTGGCGCGCCGGGGCCGAGCTCATGGATCTCGAGTTCATGCAGTTCCATCCGACGACGCTCTACCTCGCGGGCGCCTCCCGCGCGCTCATCAGCGAGGCGGTCCGCGGCGCCGGAGCGATCCTCCGCGACCGCTCCGGACGCGCCTTCATGAAGGATTACCACCCGATGGCGGAGATGGCCCCGCGCGACGTCGTTTCGCGGTCCATCCTCCGGCACATGGTGGACACGCGGGACACGCAGGTGTACCTGGATGTCCGGCCGGTCAAGAGCCTTCCGCGGCAATTCCCGGGTCTGGCCCGCCTGTGCCGGAAGTTCGGCCTGGACCCCGCGCGGGATCTCATTCCCGTGCGGCCCGCCGCGCACTACATGATCGGGGGGATCCGCACGGACCTCTGGGGCCGTACTTCAGTCCCCAATCTCCTGGCGTGCGGCGAATGCGCCGCCGTGGGGTTCCATGGGGCCAATCGGCTGGCGTCGAACTCGCTCCTCGAGTGCCTCGTCTTCGGCAAGCGCGCGGGCTTCGTGGCCGCCCAGGAGGCGGCCGGCCCGGTGCCCGAATTCCGCCTGCGGGTCGGCCGCCGGGATCCGCGAGGCGCGGATCTCGACCTCGAGGACATCCGCAACTCCCTGCGGAGCGTCATGTGGCGTTATGTGGGGATCGAGCGGGAGGCCGAAGGCCTGCGCTACGCCATGAGTTCGATCGGCTTCTGGTCGGGATACGTCCTGGACCGGACGTTCGCCGACCCGGAGGGATGGGAGCTTCAGAACATGCTCGTCCTGGGGCGGCTGATGGCCCTGGCGGCCCTGCGCCGCACGGAGAGCCGCGGGGTCCATTTCCGGCGCGATTATCCCCGCACCGACGACCGCCGCTGGCGGGCTCACCTCGTGCTGCGGCGCAACGGGATCAAGCGGGATAAGATTTAGGCGGGCGGGGAATCAGGAGGAACGAGGATGGCCGAAACCTTCCGGCGCGCGATGACGGCGTTCGAGGAGGTCAACTGGCAGTACTCCCGGGCGGCCGAACTTCTGGAAATCCCGGAGCAGCACAAAGGAATCATGCGCAACTGTTACCGGGAACTTCGCGTCCAGATCATTCTGCACCGGGACGACGGGCGCCTGGAGGAGTACGTGGGCTACCGGGTCCAGCACAACGGCGCCCGCGGTCCCTACAAGGGCGGCATCCGCTACCACCCGAGCGTGGACATGGACGAGGTCCGGGCGCTCGCCTCGCTGATGACGTGGAAGACGGCGCTCGTCAACATCCCCTACGGAGGCGCCAAGGGAGGCGTCAACTGCGACCCACGGCAGCTTTCCGAGCGCGAGCTCCAGGAGATCACCCGCACCTTCACCCGAAAGATCGACATGGCCTTGGGGGTCTACCGGGACATTCCCGCGCCCGACGTGGGCACCAACGCCAAGGTCATGGGCTGGATGATGGACGAGTACGGACGCCGCCACGGCTACACCCCGGCGATCGTGACGGGGAAGCCCGTCTCCCTCGGCGGTTCCAAGGGCCGGGAATACGCCACGGGCCTGGGCGTCTTTTTCATCACCCAGCGGGCCTGCAAGGAGTTCGGCGTGCCTCTCCAGGGGGCCAAAGTGGCCGTCCAGGGATTCGGCAACGTCGGTTCCTGGACGGCGCGGTACCTGCATGACGCGGGCGCGCGGATCGTGGCCGTGCAGGACGCCGAGGGAACGGTCTACAACGAGAAAGGGATCGACCTTCCGGCGCTTCTGGCGCACGCGCGCGAGCGCCGGAGCGTGGCCGGCTTCAAAGGGGCCGATCCGATTCCCGGCGCGAAGTTCTTCGAGCTGCCCTGCGACATTCTCATTCCGGCGGCCTTGAACGGGGTGATCACCGAGGAAAACGCCCCGCGGATCCAGGCGCGCCTCATCGTGGAAGGAGCCAACAACCCCATCAATCCGCACGCCGATCACATTCTGGCGGAGCGGAAAATTCCCGTGGTGCCCGACATTCTGGCCAACGCCGGCGGCGTCACGGTTTCCTACTTCGAGTGGACCCAGAACCTCCAGCAGTTCTACTGGGAGGAAAGCGAGATCCAGAAGAAGCTCGAGACGATTCTGGACCGGGCCTACCAGGAGGTGTCGCAGGCCGCCCGCAAGTTCAACGTGACCTTCCGCAGGGCCGCCTTCATGGTGGCCATTCAGAGGGTCTACGAGGCGGTGCTCCTGCGGGGAATCTGAGCCCGGCGGGCCATCCCTTCCACGAGGGCG is a window encoding:
- the nadB gene encoding L-aspartate oxidase gives rise to the protein MTVRYLLPFDLAKLPAIEADVLIVGSGSAALRAALEAVRARRKVLIVTKRRRTDCNSFYAQGGIAAALAEQDSPEAHIQDTLRVGCGLSDPEAVEVVIREGAERVRELLEWGAPFDREGRRLSFAREGGHSTARVLHRGDETGAMLERELLRHVRARILEDTFAVDLVTWRGACWGALVWNAKRGLQWVRAARTILATGGLGQVYRETTNPSVATGDGVAMAWRAGAELMDLEFMQFHPTTLYLAGASRALISEAVRGAGAILRDRSGRAFMKDYHPMAEMAPRDVVSRSILRHMVDTRDTQVYLDVRPVKSLPRQFPGLARLCRKFGLDPARDLIPVRPAAHYMIGGIRTDLWGRTSVPNLLACGECAAVGFHGANRLASNSLLECLVFGKRAGFVAAQEAAGPVPEFRLRVGRRDPRGADLDLEDIRNSLRSVMWRYVGIEREAEGLRYAMSSIGFWSGYVLDRTFADPEGWELQNMLVLGRLMALAALRRTESRGVHFRRDYPRTDDRRWRAHLVLRRNGIKRDKI
- a CDS encoding Glu/Leu/Phe/Val dehydrogenase dimerization domain-containing protein, which gives rise to MAETFRRAMTAFEEVNWQYSRAAELLEIPEQHKGIMRNCYRELRVQIILHRDDGRLEEYVGYRVQHNGARGPYKGGIRYHPSVDMDEVRALASLMTWKTALVNIPYGGAKGGVNCDPRQLSERELQEITRTFTRKIDMALGVYRDIPAPDVGTNAKVMGWMMDEYGRRHGYTPAIVTGKPVSLGGSKGREYATGLGVFFITQRACKEFGVPLQGAKVAVQGFGNVGSWTARYLHDAGARIVAVQDAEGTVYNEKGIDLPALLAHARERRSVAGFKGADPIPGAKFFELPCDILIPAALNGVITEENAPRIQARLIVEGANNPINPHADHILAERKIPVVPDILANAGGVTVSYFEWTQNLQQFYWEESEIQKKLETILDRAYQEVSQAARKFNVTFRRAAFMVAIQRVYEAVLLRGI